One segment of Hemicordylus capensis ecotype Gifberg chromosome 8, rHemCap1.1.pri, whole genome shotgun sequence DNA contains the following:
- the BSX gene encoding brain-specific homeobox protein homolog: MNLNFTSHAVHSVSSQRPTSFFIEDILLHKPKPLREVGPEHFHHSPLASRVPLLDYGYPLMPPPAILAPHPHHPLHKPEHHHHPYFLTTAGVPVPALFQPHPHAELPGKHCRRRKARTVFSDSQLSGLEKRFEIQRYLSTPERVELATALSLSETQVKTWFQNRRMKHKKQLRKSQDDPKAPSADEGAEQGASEPELLPSDKTPGEPRKGGGHPPAFLLEETEDEVDIIEGVELCEAQHLI, translated from the exons ATGAACCTCAACTTCACCTCGCATGCGGTGCACTCCGTGTCTTCCCAGAGGCCGACTTCTTTCTTCATCGAAGACATCCTGCTGCACAAGCCCAAGCCGCTGCGGGAAGTGGGGCCCGAGCACTTCCACCACAGCCCTCTGGCCTCCCGGGTCCCCCTGCTGGACTATGGGTACCCTTTGATGCCGCCCCCCGCCATCCTGGCGCCTCACCCGCATCACCCACTCCATAAGCCGGAGCACCATCACCACCCTTATTTCCTGACCACTGCGG GGGTGCCTGTGCCCGCCCTCTTCCAGCCTCACCCGCACGCCGAGCTTCCGGGCAAGCACTGCCGCCGTCGGAAGGCCCGCACCGTCTTCTCGGACTCGCAGCTGTCGGGCTTGGAGAAGCGCTTCGAGATCCAGCGCTACCTTTCCACGCCAGAGCGCGTGGAGCTGGCCACGGCGCTCAGCCTCTCCGAGACGCAG GTGAAGACGTGGTTTCAGAACCGGCGAATGAAGCACAAGAAGCAGCTGAGGAAGAGTCAGGACGACCCCAAAGCCCCCAGCGCAGACGAGGGCGCCGAGCAGGGAGCCAGCGAGCCAGAACTGCTGCCGTCGGACAAAACCCCCGGCGAGCCACGCAAAGGCGGAGGCCACCCGCCGGCCTTCCTGCTGGAGGAAACCGAGGACGAGGTGGACATCATCGAGGGGGTGGAGTTGTGTGAGGCCCAGCACCTAATATAG